In the genome of Bacteroidota bacterium, one region contains:
- a CDS encoding DUF4287 domain-containing protein yields MSFQAYIDNIKAKTGKTPKEFISLAEKKGFLKPGVKAGEIVKWLKEDFELGHGHAMAIVLVLRQETTPPLSVDEKIAGHFSGSRSE; encoded by the coding sequence GTGTCCTTTCAAGCATACATAGACAACATTAAGGCAAAGACAGGGAAAACTCCAAAAGAGTTCATTTCACTCGCGGAGAAGAAAGGATTTCTCAAACCGGGCGTGAAGGCGGGAGAAATTGTCAAATGGCTCAAGGAAGATTTCGAGCTCGGACACGGGCATGCAATGGCGATCGTCCTTGTCCTGCGCCAGGAAACAACACCACCGTTGAGCGTCGACGAAAAGATTGCCGGGCATTTCAGCGGCAGCAGATCGGAGTGA